A window from Podospora bellae-mahoneyi strain CBS 112042 chromosome 1 map unlocalized CBS112042p_1, whole genome shotgun sequence encodes these proteins:
- the VMA5 gene encoding Vacuolar ATP synthase subunit C (BUSCO:EOG092631MU; COG:C; EggNog:ENOG503NVXU), producing MAPAQYILVSLPLRVFDDDPLKSLAATVGRDNGEVLPYPVPSFKIGTLDALVQHADDLAKLNSACEAAVAKVADSLRGILDGDEDLVAQQKIVNDKPTDQYLRSFQWNKLRYRADRPLVELIENLQNDLQNSDNDVKAKFNQYNTVKTNLAALERKQTGNLVTKSLTPIVDPKLLVQDSEYMETHLIVVPTNARKDFIRSYETLAPMVVPRSSIQVAQDDEFTLFAVTTFKKTSAEFLQKCREHKWTPRQYKYMEGGKEEEQRELQRVEKEARKVRAEALLLGRTGWGESVMIWAHVMTLRVFVETVLRYGLPLEFASTLIRTTPKQAKKVKTALDSAYSYLGGNAFGRDKHGRVTKDDASLTSEMAAAGLSVGEGNEYTAYVYYEFELP from the exons ATGGCTCCGGCGCAATACATACTCGTTTCCCTGCCCCTCCGCGTCTTCGATGACGATCCGCTCAAGTCCTTGGCCGCCACCGTCGGTCGTGACAATGGCGAGGTGCTGCCCTACCCTGTCCCGTCGTTCAAGATTGGCACACTCGACGCCCTGGTGCAACATGCCGACGACCTAGCAAAGCTCAACAGCGCCTGTGAAGCTGCCGTCGCCAAAGTTGCCGATTCCCTCAGAGGAAttttggatggtgatgaagacCTAGTGGCTCAACAAAAGATAGTCAATGACA AACCCACGGATCAGTACCTGCGCTCATTCCAATGGAACAAACTCCGCTACCGAGCTGATCGGCCTCTGGTTGAGCTCATCGAAAATCTCCAAAACGACTTGCAAAACTCAGATAACGATGTCAAGGCCAAGTTCAACCAGTATAACACCGTCAAGACGAATCTCGCCGCCTTGGAGAGGAAACAAAC AGGAAACCTCGTCACCAAGTCGCTCACGCCCATCGTGGACCCAAAGCTCCTTGTACAGGACTCGGAATACATGGAAACGCACCTCATTGTGGTGCCGACGAATGCACGGAAAGACTTCATCCGCAGCTATGAGACACTTGCTCCCATGGTAGTGCCGCGGTCATCTATTCAGGTTGCTCAGGACGATGAATTCACGCTGTTTGCAGTCACAACGTTTAAGAAGACGAGCGCCGAGTTTCTTCAAAAGTGCAGGGAGCACAAATGGACCCCTCGCCAGTACAAGTATATGGAGggcggcaaagaagaagagcaacgcGAGCTCCAACGcgttgagaaggaggcgagAAAGGTGCGGGCCGAGGCCCTTTTGCTGGGTCGGACAGGTTGGGGTGAGAGTGTGATGATTTGGGCACATGTCATGACACTTCGCGTCTTTGTCGAGACAGTGCTCAGATACGGCTTACCCTTGGAGTTTGCGTCGACACTTATCAGA ACAACGCCAAAACaagccaagaaggtcaaAACAGCCTTGGACTCGGCATACTCGTACCTTGGGGGAAATGCGTTTGGCCGGGACAAGCATGGGCGGGTCACCAAGGACGATGCATCTCTAACATCCGAAATGGCTGCGGCGGGCCTTAGTGTGGGCGAGGGCAACGAGTACACCGCATATGTGTATTATGAATTTGAGCTCCCGTAA
- the MET14 gene encoding Adenylyl-sulfate kinase (EggNog:ENOG503NW9X; COG:F) encodes MATNITWHPSLSRHERNQLRGQRGFTVWFTGLSASGKSTVATALEQHLLHIGLAAYRLDGDNVRFGLNKDLGFSEKDRNENIRRIAEVAKLFADSSTIALTSFISPYRADRQIARDLHANASQSGDDALPFIEVFVDISLEEAEKRDPKGLYKKARAGEIKDFTGISAPYEAPENPEVTIRTDQLSVEESVRKIVEYLVEKGLISQTTEMR; translated from the exons ATGGCCAC CAACATTACCTGGCATCCATCGCTCTCGCGCCATGAGCGAAACCAACTCCGTGGCCAACGCGGCTTTACTGTTTGGTTCACGGGTCTCTCTGCCTCGGGAAAGTCGACCGTTGCCACTGCCCTTGAGCAGCACTTGCTTCATATCGGCCTTGCCGCCTACAGGCTCGACGGCGACAATGTTCGCTTCGGCCTGAACAAGGACCTGGGCTTCTCGGAGAAAGACCGCAACGAGAACATCCGCCGCATTGCTGAG GTTGCCAAGTTGTTCGCTGACTCGTCCACCATTGCCCTGACATCCTTCATCTCTCCTTACCGGGCCGACCGGCAGATCGCCCGCGACTTGCATGCGAACGCCTCGCAGTCCGGCGACGACGCACTCCCGTTCATCGAAGTCTTTGTGGATATCTCtctggaggaggccgagaagagaGATCCCAAGGGTCTCTATAAGAAGGCGCGTGCTGGTGAGATCAAGGACTTTACTGGCATCTCGGCGCCGTACGAGGCCCCTGAGAATCCAGAAGTCACCATCCGAACCGATCAGCTGAGCGTGGAGGAATCAGTGAGGAAGATTGTAGAGTACctggtggaaaaggggctgaTCAGCCAGACCACCGAGATGAGATAA
- a CDS encoding uncharacterized protein (EggNog:ENOG503P2HS; COG:S) has translation MSSRLLSATRRHTSTLRLVSTPRSRHCIPTPPSRAISTTTDSASASVAADKPPIFRRTASVTGRILLFTALGFIMAAAPAYEAASTILSPPDDAASLTMYTPEDDDAKAKEDYINSHPLVASLRADPDMIESRPHMKIPETWRKHNLTGGTLMGPGKVTVPPFSWSERSGKSYVQISHVGTNLCGHEGIIHGGFLATMLDEGLARCSFPVLPFNVGMTAKLEINYKAPAMANQYLVLRATTVKAEGRKAWVEGHIETLPTEEGQQPTVLATASALFISPRQASVWTFLNADPQADSRHVLLTNLALIDHGKGLPSNMKQRTQARGEWGIGR, from the exons ATGTCCTCCCGTTTACTCTCGGCCACGCGCCGCCATACTTCCACCCTCCGCCTTGTCTCTACCCCTAGGTCTAGGCACTGtatcccaacaccaccgtctcGTGCTATCTCGACTACCACAG ATTCGGCCAGTGCTTCCGTTGCAGCCGATAAACCGCCGATTTTCCGTCGAACCGCCTCCGTCACCGgccgcatcctcctcttcaccgctCTCGGCTTCATCATGGCCGCTGCGCCCGCGTACGAGGCCGCTAGCACAATTCTCTCGCCACCAGATGATGCTGCCAGCCTCACCATGTACACTcccgaagacgacgatgccaaggccaaggaagaCTACATCAACTCACACCCCCTGGTCGCCTCCCTTCGCGCCGACCCTGATATGATTGAGTCTCGCCCACACATGAAGATACCCGAGACCTGGAGGAAGCACAACTTGACAGGCGGCACACTCATGGGACCAGGGAAAGTGACAGTTCCGCCTTTTAGTTGGTCAGAACGAAGCGGCAAGAGCTATGTTCAAATATCGCACGTGGGAACCAATTTGTGTGGCCATGAAGGCATCATCCACGGCGGATTCCTCGCCACGATGTTGGACGAGGGGCTGGCGCGGTGCTCTTTTCCTGTGCTGCCTTTTAACGTGGGCATGACAGCCAAGCTTGAGATCAACTACAAGGCACCCGCCATGGCCAATCAGTATCTGGTGCTCCGGGCGACGACAGTTAAGGCAGAGGGGAGGAAAGCGTGGGTCGAGGGCCATATCGAGACTTTGCCTACCGAGGAGGGCCAGCAGCCAACAGTACTGGCCACGGCGAGCGCCCTTTTCATTTCTCCTAGACAGGCATCGGTATGGACATTTCTGAATGCAGACCCCCAAGCCGATTCAAGACACGTTCTGCTGACAAACTTGGCGCTTATAGACCATGGCAAAGGTTTACCCAGTAACATGAAACAACGCACGCAAGCTCGTGGTGAGTGGGGGATTGGGAGATGA
- a CDS encoding uncharacterized protein (EggNog:ENOG503PXDA): MATAETVELGATHEPKEESLRVFEQIEHELKKTLVHIRHEHNKHEPEYFAATEHLSDAELAGFTLDDFQQVRVAVSAYGIHIFGKVRIPALPDDGPAYIHFRAFIGGPDDEAKLHSIHTEDKEEPDGGHTFRAIFTKNDPLEWFDT, encoded by the exons ATG GCCACCGCAGAAACCGTAGAGCTCGGGGCCACTCATGAGCCAAAGGAGGAGTCGCTCCGGGTCTTTGAGCAGATTGAACATGAATTGAAGAAAACACTCGTTCATATCCGTCACGAGCATAACA AACATGAGCCGGAATACTTTGCGGCTACTGAGCATCTCAGTGATGCCGAGTTAGCCGGCTTTACGCTTGACGACTTCCAGCAAGTTCGTGTCGCCGTCTCCGCCTACGGGATTCATATCTTCGGCAAAGTCAGGATTCCCGCTCTGCCTGATGATGGCCCAGCCTACATTCATTTCCGTGCTTTCATTGGAGGCCCGGACGACGAAGCCAAGCTCCACAGTATCC ATACCGAAGACAAGGAAGAACCCGATGGTGGCCACACTTTCCGCGCCATCTTCACAAAAAACGACCCGCTGGAGTGGTTCGACACCTAG